Proteins co-encoded in one Candidatus Tectomicrobia bacterium genomic window:
- the proC gene encoding pyrroline-5-carboxylate reductase codes for MVASGRLAVIGGGNMGEALAKGMMSARYAGADSLIIAEPVEARARYLRETHGLQVVSGAAEAAGQAEKVVFAVKPQALGAVLSSLKGVIGPRHLLISIVAGAPTRRFVEAFGEGTRIVRVMPNTPALIGQGAAGLAAGGGAKAGDLAEARRMLESVGKAVEVPEGLMDAVTGLSGSGPAYVFVFIEALADGGVRAGLPRDQALLLAAQTVLGAARMLLDTGEHPGRLKDMVASPGGTTIAGLHALESGGFRNAVMDAVLAATRRSAELGRGESAV; via the coding sequence ATCGTGGCGTCCGGCCGGCTTGCCGTCATCGGCGGCGGGAACATGGGGGAGGCCCTCGCCAAGGGCATGATGAGCGCCCGCTACGCGGGGGCGGATTCCCTGATCATCGCCGAGCCCGTCGAGGCGCGGGCCCGCTACCTCCGGGAAACGCACGGTTTGCAGGTGGTTTCCGGGGCGGCGGAGGCGGCGGGCCAGGCCGAGAAGGTGGTCTTCGCCGTCAAGCCGCAGGCGCTGGGGGCGGTGCTGTCTTCCCTGAAGGGGGTTATCGGACCGAGGCATCTCCTCATCTCGATCGTGGCGGGAGCCCCCACCCGGCGCTTCGTGGAGGCGTTCGGGGAAGGCACCCGGATCGTCCGCGTCATGCCCAACACCCCCGCCCTCATCGGGCAGGGCGCCGCGGGCCTCGCCGCCGGCGGAGGGGCGAAAGCCGGGGACTTGGCCGAGGCCCGGAGAATGCTTGAGTCGGTGGGGAAGGCGGTCGAGGTTCCCGAAGGCCTGATGGACGCCGTGACCGGCCTCTCGGGAAGCGGCCCGGCGTATGTCTTCGTCTTCATCGAGGCCCTGGCGGACGGGGGGGTGCGGGCCGGCTTGCCCCGGGATCAGGCCCTCCTCCTGGCGGCCCAGACGGTGCTGGGCGCGGCCAGGATGCTCCTCGATACGGGGGAGCATCCGGGGCGCCTCAAGGACATGGTGGCCTCCCCCGGGGGGACGACCATCGCCGGGCTGCACGCCCTGGAGAGCGGCGGCTTCCGCAACGCGGTGATGGACGCCGTGCTCGCAGCGACGCGGCGGAGCGCCGAGCTGGGCAGGGGCGAGAGCGCCGTCTGA
- a CDS encoding YggT family protein — MFLFGNLIHAVAVLLSYVLTIYIWVIIIRALISWVNPDPYNPIVQILHRVTEPVLAPVRRRLPDFGGLDISPIVVLLIIFFLQSFLVASLMDLARLLR; from the coding sequence ATGTTCCTGTTCGGGAACCTCATCCACGCCGTGGCGGTGCTGCTGAGCTACGTTCTCACGATCTACATCTGGGTCATTATCATTCGCGCGTTGATTTCGTGGGTGAATCCGGATCCTTACAACCCCATCGTGCAGATCCTTCACCGCGTCACAGAGCCGGTGCTCGCGCCGGTGCGCAGGCGTTTGCCGGACTTCGGGGGCCTCGACATCAGTCCCATCGTGGTCCTGCTCATTATCTTTTTCCTTCAGAGTTTCCTGGTGGCGAGCCTCATGGACCTGGCTCGTCTACTTCGATGA